TGGAGAAAATATGAATAAACTAGTCACTAGAGTTGCTGTATTGTCAGCAATCCCCCTCTTTATGGCAATCACACTTACTGGTTGCGAAGACACCCTCAACGAAGTCCAAGACGAGCTGAGTTCCGGCGGTAACAACGGAAACAACGGAAAAGACGGCAAGGACGGTAAAGATGGTAAAGACGGCAAGGATGGTAAGGATGGAACCAGCTGCACCGTCGTCGACACAACCGGATTCAGCAACAGGACCGGTTACAAACTGATTTGCGCCGACACGCTCAAAGGAGTCGTGTGGGACGGCCTGGACGGCGAAGACGGCGTCGACGGTAAAGACGGTAAGGATGGAGAAGACGGTTCCTCTTGTACCGTCATCGAAAATCCGGACATCAACGGCTACGACATTCTTTGCAGCAGCAAAAAGGTCGGCGAACTCCGCAATGGTGAAAAAGGAGAAAAGGGAGAACAAGGTGAGGCTGGACAAAAAGGAGAAACCGGTGAAAAAGGCGCCAAGGGGGACAAGGGCGACAAAGGTGACACCGGTGACAAGGGAGCCGACGGCAAGGATGGCACTAACGGAACCAATGGTAAAGACGGTAAGGATGGTTCTTCCTGTACTGTTGAAGAAAATCTTGACATCAACGGCTACGACGTCATTTGCGACAACGTGAAAATCGGTGAACTCCGCAATGGCGAAAAGGGTGCCGACGGTAAAGATGGCAAGGATGGTAAAGATGGTAAGGACGGCAAGGATGGTTCTTCTTGCGTCGTTACCGTTAACAAGGAAATCAATGGATTCGACGTTTACTGCGGCGACGAAAAGGTCGGCGTGCTGATGAACGGCGAAAAAGGCGCTGACGGTAAGGACGGCAAGGATGGTGCCGACGGTAAAGATGGTGCCGACGGTAAAGATGGTAAAGATGGTAAAGACGGTATCGACGGCAAGGACGGCACTAACGGTAAAGATGGCAACGACGGTAAGGACGGAGCCTCTTGCAATGTAGCCGAAAACGACAACGGCTATGACATCATCTGCGGCGGCAAAAAGGTCGGCGAACTCCGCAACGGCGAAAAGGGCGCTGACGGTAAGGACGGCAAGGATGGTGCCGACGGTAAAGACGGCGAAGACGGTAAGGACGGCACTAACGGTAAAGATGGCAACAACGGTAAGGATGGAGCCTCTTGCACAGTTGTGGCTAACGATGAAATCAACGGCTACGACATCATTTGCGGCGGCGTAAAGGCCGGCGAACTCCGCAACGGCGAAAAGGGCGCAGATGGTAAGGACGGCAAGGATGGTGCCGACGGCAAGGATGGTGCCGACGGTAAAGACGGCGAAGACGGTAAGGATGGTAAAGATGGTAAAGATGGAACCTCTTGCTCCGTCGTAAAGAACGAAAAGATCAACGGATACGAAGTTTACTGCGGCACCGAAAAGATTGGCGAACTTTACAACGGTAAAGACGGCAAGGACGGTGCCGACGGTAAAGATGGTGAAGATGGCAAAGATGGCAACAACGGCATTGATGGTAAGGATGGTACATCTTGCCGCGTCGAAGCCAACGATGACATCAATGGCTACGATGTCTACTGCGGTAAAGAAAAGGTCGGCGAAATTCGCAATGGCGAAAAGGGCGCTGACGGCAAGGACGGTAAAGATGGTAAGGAAGGCAACGATGGTAAGGACGGAACTTCTTGCCGCGTCGAAGCCAACGAAAACATAAACGGTTTCGATGTCTACTGCGGTAGCATCAAGGTCGGCGAACTCCGCAACGGCGAAAAGGGTGCTGACGGCAAGGACGGTGCCAATGGTAAAGACGGCGAAGACGGCAAGGATGGAAACGACGGTAAGGACGGAACCTCCTGCCGCATCGAAGAAAACCTGACCAACAACGGCTACGACATCTTCTGCGGCAACATCAAGGTCGGTGAACTCAAGAACGGCGAAAAGGGTGCTGACGGCAAGGACGGTGCCAATGGTAAAGACGGCGAAGACGGTAAGGATGGTCAGGACGGAAAAGACGGCAAGGATGCTGTCGGCTTCGAACCTCTCAGCGCCGAATGCAAGGCACTCCGCTCCACCACCGACCAGTTCTCTTCGATCTACGACGTGTTCGGCTGCCTCCGCCCCACTGAAAAGGTGACCTTCATTCTCCGCCACGCCGAGCGCCCCAGCGACAAGTACGGACCGAACGATCCGCTGAACGAAA
This uncultured Fibrobacter sp. DNA region includes the following protein-coding sequences:
- a CDS encoding histidine phosphatase family protein, translating into MNKLVTRVAVLSAIPLFMAITLTGCEDTLNEVQDELSSGGNNGNNGKDGKDGKDGKDGKDGKDGTSCTVVDTTGFSNRTGYKLICADTLKGVVWDGLDGEDGVDGKDGKDGEDGSSCTVIENPDINGYDILCSSKKVGELRNGEKGEKGEQGEAGQKGETGEKGAKGDKGDKGDTGDKGADGKDGTNGTNGKDGKDGSSCTVEENLDINGYDVICDNVKIGELRNGEKGADGKDGKDGKDGKDGKDGSSCVVTVNKEINGFDVYCGDEKVGVLMNGEKGADGKDGKDGADGKDGADGKDGKDGKDGIDGKDGTNGKDGNDGKDGASCNVAENDNGYDIICGGKKVGELRNGEKGADGKDGKDGADGKDGEDGKDGTNGKDGNNGKDGASCTVVANDEINGYDIICGGVKAGELRNGEKGADGKDGKDGADGKDGADGKDGEDGKDGKDGKDGTSCSVVKNEKINGYEVYCGTEKIGELYNGKDGKDGADGKDGEDGKDGNNGIDGKDGTSCRVEANDDINGYDVYCGKEKVGEIRNGEKGADGKDGKDGKEGNDGKDGTSCRVEANENINGFDVYCGSIKVGELRNGEKGADGKDGANGKDGEDGKDGNDGKDGTSCRIEENLTNNGYDIFCGNIKVGELKNGEKGADGKDGANGKDGEDGKDGQDGKDGKDAVGFEPLSAECKALRSTTDQFSSIYDVFGCLRPTEKVTFILRHAERPSDKYGPNDPLNETGMQQCATVGNRLKEMGLDDFSYMHTYYFRAKQSAWIIGNNKGQYMGDSITWFGETDNSFQTTNNDLLEKVYVKNESKRNSCQSGWAGYARAAYREYDNTNQKNNCEAAFFDIDSIVDVVVQKYFTYDKMKPGVTLAISHDQFLAPFVISISKRQIHGSNGRDLRYHKNSNNQHWINYLSGVAIITDPDDNIRIIPVTALDKGFLQ